One genomic segment of Leptolyngbya subtilissima AS-A7 includes these proteins:
- a CDS encoding AAA family ATPase, with the protein MAAEHDLFQEAQTHWDLEKLYADLAIAKQEIAPHKQPSLTAVERELLRGLLCRYSPTEIAGQRFTAPKTVEVSLSNTLYRYVEVLTQRDLNTLESWRNVGDWLAAAGYESARLEINWSQVPHVPVFYGREDELKTLQTWTTEPHACRMVMVLGQSGIGKTSLLVKLAEQIQNQFECLIWQSLRHAPPLATMLHHWLTQFPSLQGVPEGDLHNQLCGLMEYLRTHRCLIVLDNLDTILREGDFAGHYRDGYENYGELLRRLGEEQHQSCILITSRESTKEIVMLDGPSRPVRSLELPGLGPAAAGILQEANLSDEKQWGQLIRIYRGNPLVLKIVASNIRDLFSGSVSNFLKQRITLITSDVSFLIEQQFQRLSAAEQELLYTLARIRHPVDVGRLQQELTPNILQPLGSLVRRSLVEKSAAGFTLRPVVMEYVRERMSREA; encoded by the coding sequence ATGGCTGCTGAGCACGATCTCTTCCAGGAAGCGCAGACCCACTGGGACCTGGAAAAATTGTACGCTGATTTAGCGATTGCCAAACAAGAGATTGCCCCTCATAAGCAGCCGTCCTTAACAGCGGTAGAACGGGAACTCTTGCGGGGATTGCTTTGCCGCTACAGTCCAACCGAGATTGCGGGCCAGCGCTTTACTGCGCCTAAAACCGTTGAGGTCAGTCTGAGCAACACGCTCTACCGCTATGTCGAAGTATTGACCCAGCGTGACCTGAATACATTGGAAAGCTGGCGGAATGTAGGGGACTGGTTAGCCGCGGCAGGCTATGAGTCAGCGCGGTTAGAAATCAACTGGTCGCAGGTACCGCATGTGCCTGTATTTTATGGGCGGGAAGACGAACTGAAGACGCTACAAACCTGGACCACTGAGCCCCATGCCTGCCGCATGGTCATGGTCTTGGGGCAGAGCGGCATCGGTAAAACTAGCCTGCTGGTAAAACTGGCAGAGCAAATCCAGAACCAGTTTGAGTGCTTGATCTGGCAATCTTTGCGCCATGCGCCGCCGCTGGCAACGATGCTGCACCACTGGTTAACACAGTTTCCTAGTCTGCAAGGGGTGCCCGAAGGGGACTTACACAACCAGCTCTGTGGCCTGATGGAGTATCTGCGCACTCATCGATGCCTAATTGTGCTCGATAACCTGGACACAATTTTGCGCGAAGGGGACTTTGCCGGACATTACCGGGACGGCTACGAAAACTATGGGGAACTGCTGCGACGGCTCGGCGAAGAACAGCACCAGAGCTGTATTCTGATCACTAGCCGGGAGTCAACCAAGGAAATCGTCATGCTGGATGGGCCCAGTCGCCCAGTGCGCTCGCTCGAGCTGCCTGGCCTCGGACCTGCTGCTGCAGGCATTCTGCAAGAGGCGAATCTATCGGACGAAAAGCAGTGGGGGCAGTTAATCCGCATCTATCGCGGCAATCCCCTAGTGCTGAAGATTGTCGCCTCCAACATCCGCGACTTGTTTAGCGGCAGCGTCAGCAACTTTTTGAAGCAGCGGATTACCCTGATTACCAGCGACGTAAGCTTTTTGATTGAGCAGCAGTTCCAACGATTATCAGCGGCGGAGCAAGAGCTGCTCTATACCCTGGCAAGAATTCGGCACCCCGTTGATGTAGGGCGATTGCAGCAGGAACTCACGCCGAATATCTTGCAGCCGTTGGGCTCACTGGTACGGCGGTCGCTGGTCGAAAAAAGCGCGGCGGGCTTCACGCTGCGGCCCGTCGTGATGGAGTACGTGCGCGAGCGCATGTCCCGTGAGGCGTAG
- a CDS encoding NfeD family protein — MFNLKSFQKVQPLNPFYPGLLAQTKGYVEQAINPNRRGRVRYQSTYWFGICADARSLPPGTEVTVLGRRGNTLLVQPIVS, encoded by the coding sequence ATGTTTAACCTTAAAAGCTTTCAGAAGGTGCAACCCCTCAATCCCTTCTATCCTGGCTTGTTGGCGCAAACAAAAGGCTATGTCGAGCAGGCTATCAACCCGAATCGACGGGGACGAGTGCGCTACCAGTCGACTTACTGGTTTGGGATTTGTGCCGATGCGCGATCGCTACCGCCCGGCACGGAGGTTACTGTCCTCGGTCGGCGAGGCAACACACTGCTTGTGCAACCCATCGTTTCCTAA
- a CDS encoding tetratricopeptide repeat protein, producing MVFTRCKPPSPKDRTTLLIWLLVIVLGTWTGGRIYRQYSADVSLPHSIREILPYYKHLNIGQEYFTQQEYDRAELAFRDATEANPNRAQGHFWLGQALSEQGQFLKAEEVLKQAIALDAELEGAHSALSNAIAEQGRYEEAIQRARIAIEQFLTDANAYTVLGFALAQQGQYEAAIAAGQKALELDPTQAGAHNSWGVALLNQSKLDAAKDRFERALEPSPDMAGVHYNLGLLLYQQKNYEAAIAEFEEAIAINSFFPKAYT from the coding sequence ATGGTGTTCACCCGTTGCAAACCGCCCTCCCCCAAAGATCGAACTACCCTATTGATCTGGCTGCTGGTCATCGTGCTCGGGACCTGGACCGGAGGACGCATTTATCGTCAGTATTCTGCTGACGTCTCGCTTCCCCATTCGATTCGCGAAATCTTGCCCTATTACAAACACCTCAATATTGGGCAGGAGTACTTCACACAGCAGGAATACGATCGCGCGGAGTTGGCTTTTCGAGACGCAACTGAAGCCAACCCCAATCGAGCTCAGGGACACTTTTGGCTAGGCCAAGCATTGTCGGAACAGGGTCAATTTCTAAAAGCCGAGGAAGTCCTTAAACAGGCCATTGCCTTAGATGCTGAGTTAGAGGGAGCCCACAGCGCCTTGAGTAACGCGATCGCAGAGCAAGGCCGATACGAAGAAGCGATTCAGCGCGCCCGCATTGCCATTGAACAATTCCTTACCGATGCTAACGCCTACACGGTTTTAGGCTTTGCCCTGGCACAACAGGGTCAGTACGAGGCAGCGATCGCCGCCGGCCAAAAGGCGCTAGAGCTTGACCCAACTCAGGCAGGTGCCCACAACTCATGGGGCGTCGCTCTACTTAACCAGAGTAAGTTGGACGCCGCTAAAGATCGATTCGAGCGGGCGCTGGAGCCATCCCCCGACATGGCTGGGGTGCACTACAACCTGGGACTGTTGCTGTATCAGCAGAAAAACTATGAGGCCGCGATCGCCGAATTTGAAGAGGCCATTGCAATCAATTCTTTCTTCCCCAAGGCCTATACCTAA